GGACATGAGGATGGCGAACGGACCCATGATGGGGGAGGCCAGTGCCGTGAAGATGTTTTCGTGGATCTCGGTGTTGTTCAGGCCGTTGCCGGTATCACCGACACCGGCGAACATCATGGTGGCGATGCTCACCGTCAGGTAGATCGCCAGGACGATCACGGCAGTCAGGGTCCCGGCCAGGCCCGCCGTCCTCTTGCCGTTGGACGTTTCCTCATTGACGGTCAGGCAGACGTCCCAGCCCCAGTACACAAAAATGGACAGTGAGATGCCTGCAGCGATCTGCCCGAAGGTCTCGATCCTGGTGACGTCGAACCACTCCCAGCTGAACGGGATGGCAGTGTCAGAGGCTGACCAGTTGGCAAAGGCCATGCCAACAAAGAGGCCCAGGACAACCAGCTGGAATCCCACCAGGCAGTACTGCACCAGCTTGGTGGTGTGGAGGCCGCGGTAGCTGACCCAGACGGCCAGGGCCACAAACACAAAGCAGGTCAGCACGTTCACTGCCTTGTTTGCCGCCAGCTCGGCGAGCTCCGGCGAGCCCGTCAGCTGCGAAAGGAAAAGATAGAAGAAGTCGACGGCGACTCCCGCGAGGTTGGAGAGCACAATGATGTTGGCCGCCAGCAGGCCCCACCCGCCCATCCAGCCAACCCACGGGCCGAAGGCCTTGGTAACCCAGGTGAAGGTGGTGCCGCTGTCCGGGGAATCGGCGTTGAGTTCCCGGTAGGCGAGGGAGACCAGGATCATGGGGATGAAACCGATCAGGAAGATGACGGGCAGTTGGAGCCCGGCTTCATTGACCGTGGGGCCCAGGGCGCTGGTCAGCGTATAGGCCGGGGCGATGGTGGAAATCCCCAGGACGACGACGGCGAGGAGTCCCAGCTGACCGCCCTTCAGTCCCTTGGGGCTGGTGCCGGCGGTTGCCGGCGAGGCACTCCCGGAACCATGGGCGGATGTGCTGGTGCGGATGGTCTCGGTCATGGCACCACTTTCTGGAGAAGTTGAGACGGCGGTCACTATATGAATGACGTTCATTTAGTATGTCGATACACGGTCCTGGAAGCAAGGAAAATAATGAACGCTGTTCTTTTATTTCGGATGTGAGCGATTTAGTAAGCTCACT
The Arthrobacter sp. PGP41 genome window above contains:
- a CDS encoding APC family permease, with the protein product MTETIRTSTSAHGSGSASPATAGTSPKGLKGGQLGLLAVVVLGISTIAPAYTLTSALGPTVNEAGLQLPVIFLIGFIPMILVSLAYRELNADSPDSGTTFTWVTKAFGPWVGWMGGWGLLAANIIVLSNLAGVAVDFFYLFLSQLTGSPELAELAANKAVNVLTCFVFVALAVWVSYRGLHTTKLVQYCLVGFQLVVLGLFVGMAFANWSASDTAIPFSWEWFDVTRIETFGQIAAGISLSIFVYWGWDVCLTVNEETSNGKRTAGLAGTLTAVIVLAIYLTVSIATMMFAGVGDTGNGLNNTEIHENIFTALASPIMGPFAILMSMAVLSSSAASLQSTFMSPSRSLLAMGYYGALPEPFSRVSRKFATPGFATVAAGIMSAGFYAVMHVVSENVLNDTILALGLMICFYYGLTALACAWYFRHSVFSSLRHFLLRLVCPVLGGVGLFVVFLQTAVDSWAPEFGSGSEVFGVGLVFVLGVGILASGAVVMLIMARVRPGFFRGGTLRRDTPALVVPE